A window of Bacillus sp. SM2101 contains these coding sequences:
- the acnA gene encoding aconitate hydratase AcnA — translation MTKQDVFQARSSFEVNGKKYNYFQLSSLQKLGNITRLPYSIKVLLESVLRQVDGRVITKDHVENLAKWGTKDIKAIDVPFKPSRVILQDFTGVPAVVDLASLRKAMADMGGDPDKINPEIPVDLVIDHSVQVDKAGSADALNFNMDLEFERNAERYKFLSWAQKSFDNYRAVPPATGIVHQVNLEYLANVVQAVEEENGEFIAYPDSLVGTDSHTTMINGIGVLGWGVGGIEAEAGMLGQPSYFPVPEVIGVKLTGALPNGTTATDLALKVTQVLRAKGVVGKFVEFYGPGVAELPLADRATISNMAPEYGATCGFFPVDEEALEYMRLTGRSEEQVKVVEAYCKANGMFFTADAEDPIFTDVVEINLSAIEANLSGPKRPQDLIPLTKMKEAFNTALTAEAGNQGFGLDKAEFDKKVAVKLANGNETTMETGAIAIAAITSCTNTSNPYVLVGAGLVAKKAVEKGLQVPEYVKTSLAPGSKVVTGYLKDAGLLPYLEQLGFNVVGYGCTTCIGNSGPLAEEIEEAVAKNDLLVTSVLSGNRNFEGRIHPLVKGNYLASPPLVVAYALAGTVDIELQKDVIGKDKDGNDVYMNEIWPTMEEVKEVVNQTVTPELFRKEYEQVFDDNERWNEIETSEEALYSWDEDSTYIQNPPFFEGLSKEPGTVQDLKGLRVVAKFGDSVTTDHISPAGSIGKDTPAGKYLQEQGVTPRDFNSYGSRRGNDRVMTRGTFANIRIRNQIAPGTEGGWTTHWPTGEIMSIYEACMKYKEDDTGLVVLAGNDYGMGSSRDWAAKGTNLLGIKTVIAESFERIHRSNLVLMGVLPLQFKQGESAESLGLTGKETIEVAIDESVSPRDHVKVTATDEAGNQKEFEVLVRFDSEVEIDYYRHGGILQMVLRDKLHG, via the coding sequence ATGACAAAGCAAGACGTTTTTCAAGCACGTTCTTCATTTGAGGTTAATGGAAAAAAGTATAATTATTTTCAATTAAGTTCTTTACAAAAATTAGGTAACATTACTCGCCTACCATATTCTATTAAAGTTTTGTTGGAATCAGTTTTACGTCAAGTTGACGGTCGAGTAATTACAAAAGATCATGTGGAAAATTTAGCTAAATGGGGTACTAAGGATATAAAAGCCATAGATGTACCTTTTAAGCCATCACGTGTTATTTTACAGGATTTCACAGGAGTACCAGCTGTCGTTGATTTAGCGTCACTGCGTAAAGCTATGGCAGATATGGGTGGAGATCCAGATAAAATTAACCCTGAAATTCCAGTAGATTTAGTAATTGATCACTCTGTACAGGTTGATAAAGCAGGTAGTGCAGATGCGTTAAACTTTAACATGGACTTAGAATTTGAGCGAAATGCAGAGCGTTATAAATTTTTAAGCTGGGCTCAAAAATCTTTTGATAATTATCGTGCTGTACCACCAGCTACTGGTATCGTTCACCAAGTAAATTTAGAGTATTTAGCAAATGTTGTTCAAGCGGTTGAAGAGGAGAATGGGGAATTTATAGCTTATCCTGATTCACTTGTAGGTACGGATTCACATACGACAATGATCAATGGTATAGGAGTTCTAGGCTGGGGTGTTGGTGGTATAGAAGCAGAGGCAGGTATGCTAGGACAACCATCTTATTTTCCAGTTCCAGAAGTCATTGGTGTGAAGCTAACAGGAGCTTTACCGAATGGCACTACAGCGACTGATTTAGCATTAAAAGTAACTCAAGTACTTCGTGCTAAAGGAGTTGTAGGAAAATTTGTTGAGTTTTATGGACCAGGTGTTGCTGAATTACCACTTGCAGATCGTGCGACAATTTCTAATATGGCTCCAGAATACGGGGCAACTTGTGGTTTCTTCCCAGTTGATGAGGAAGCGCTTGAATATATGCGTTTAACAGGACGTTCAGAAGAACAAGTGAAAGTTGTTGAAGCTTACTGTAAAGCTAATGGTATGTTCTTTACAGCTGATGCAGAAGATCCTATCTTTACTGATGTGGTTGAGATAAACTTATCAGCAATAGAAGCAAACCTATCAGGACCAAAACGTCCACAAGATTTAATACCACTTACTAAAATGAAGGAAGCATTTAATACAGCTTTAACAGCAGAAGCTGGCAACCAAGGATTTGGGTTAGATAAAGCTGAATTTGATAAAAAAGTAGCTGTCAAATTAGCTAACGGTAATGAGACAACGATGGAAACTGGTGCGATTGCGATTGCTGCTATCACATCTTGTACGAATACTTCAAATCCATATGTTTTAGTGGGAGCTGGATTAGTAGCGAAAAAAGCAGTTGAAAAGGGCTTGCAAGTTCCTGAATATGTAAAAACATCATTAGCTCCTGGCTCTAAAGTTGTTACTGGATACCTTAAAGATGCTGGTTTACTCCCATACTTAGAGCAACTTGGTTTTAACGTAGTAGGTTATGGTTGTACAACATGTATCGGTAACTCAGGTCCATTGGCAGAGGAAATTGAAGAAGCAGTTGCGAAAAATGATTTATTAGTTACTTCAGTACTTTCTGGTAATCGAAATTTTGAAGGCCGTATTCATCCTTTAGTCAAAGGAAATTACTTAGCATCACCTCCATTAGTTGTTGCTTACGCTCTTGCAGGTACTGTTGATATTGAATTGCAAAAAGATGTAATTGGAAAAGATAAAGACGGTAACGACGTTTACATGAACGAAATTTGGCCAACTATGGAAGAAGTAAAAGAAGTTGTTAATCAAACTGTTACACCAGAATTGTTTAGAAAAGAATACGAACAAGTATTTGATGACAATGAGCGTTGGAATGAAATAGAGACTTCTGAAGAAGCATTGTATAGTTGGGATGAAGATTCTACTTATATTCAAAATCCACCGTTCTTTGAAGGGTTGTCAAAAGAGCCAGGTACAGTACAAGACTTAAAAGGCTTACGTGTAGTTGCTAAATTTGGAGACTCTGTCACAACAGACCATATTTCACCTGCAGGGTCAATTGGTAAAGATACTCCTGCTGGTAAATATCTACAAGAACAAGGTGTAACGCCACGAGACTTTAACTCTTACGGTTCTCGACGTGGAAATGACCGAGTGATGACAAGAGGTACATTTGCTAATATTAGAATACGTAACCAAATCGCTCCAGGTACAGAAGGCGGTTGGACAACTCATTGGCCAACTGGCGAGATCATGTCAATATATGAAGCATGTATGAAGTATAAGGAAGATGATACAGGACTTGTTGTATTAGCTGGCAATGACTATGGAATGGGAAGTTCACGTGACTGGGCTGCAAAAGGAACGAACCTTCTAGGAATCAAAACTGTTATTGCTGAAAGCTTTGAACGTATTCATCGTAGTAACCTTGTTCTTATGGGTGTTCTACCACTACAGTTTAAACAAGGTGAAAGTGCTGAAAGCTTAGGGTTAACAGGGAAAGAAACAATCGAAGTTGCTATCGATGAATCTGTAAGCCCACGAGACCATGTAAAAGTGACAGCTACTGATGAAGCGGGTAATCAAAAAGAATTCGAAGTACTTGTGAGATTTGATAGTGAAGTTGAAATTGACTACTATCGCCACGGTGGTATTTTACAAATGGTTCTTCGTGACAAATTACACGGATAA